Proteins from one Paenibacillus amylolyticus genomic window:
- a CDS encoding ATP-grasp domain-containing protein: MESHSQLQQELNELITFSQSYSGKYTVVFINGSKLYTKANSGYLEESEAREIEKGFQNSSENYIFYNNPSTFVGDIILNNLTTSDSHKIFLYSTAQIGIDINRRSFIPNFSSLHNVHNLTCDGYTLALLQNKMHYYDIAKNYVKVPHTVAFTNQNYEIFEHMEHKQYIVKPSYECSAKGVTLVKDRSTLKEVVVNLYNEFQQPILIQEYISGTEVEVPVLIKNMRPVPLLPVEITKEKSFLSDYEVDSNKYGFELIKDAKQINKLQTSVEKLMSALQADGLCRVDFIVDEKGEPWLFDIAALPLISSHSSCYTVFRELFPNDPYALYKALIGTKLIHQSAQYSMLEKSPIL, from the coding sequence TTGGAAAGCCATTCACAATTGCAACAAGAGCTAAATGAATTAATTACATTTTCTCAGTCATACAGTGGAAAATATACCGTTGTTTTTATCAATGGTAGTAAATTATACACTAAAGCTAATTCTGGATATTTGGAAGAGTCGGAAGCTAGGGAAATTGAGAAGGGATTTCAGAATTCATCTGAAAATTATATTTTTTATAATAATCCCTCAACCTTCGTAGGAGATATTATTCTGAATAACTTAACGACTTCTGACTCCCATAAAATATTCCTTTATTCCACAGCACAAATCGGAATTGATATTAACAGACGATCGTTCATACCAAACTTTTCAAGTCTTCACAATGTACATAACTTGACTTGCGACGGGTATACATTAGCTTTATTGCAAAATAAAATGCATTACTATGATATAGCTAAAAACTATGTGAAGGTTCCCCATACTGTTGCCTTTACAAATCAAAATTACGAAATCTTTGAACATATGGAACATAAGCAGTACATCGTTAAACCTTCATATGAATGTTCTGCTAAAGGCGTAACTCTAGTTAAAGACAGGAGCACGCTTAAGGAAGTAGTGGTTAATCTGTACAATGAATTTCAGCAACCGATCCTGATACAGGAGTATATATCGGGAACCGAAGTCGAAGTGCCAGTGTTGATAAAAAACATGCGCCCCGTTCCGTTACTGCCAGTAGAGATAACAAAAGAAAAAAGTTTTTTATCCGATTATGAAGTAGACAGCAACAAGTATGGATTCGAACTCATCAAAGATGCGAAGCAAATAAACAAGCTCCAAACATCGGTTGAGAAACTAATGTCCGCTTTACAGGCGGATGGCTTGTGTAGAGTTGATTTTATTGTGGATGAGAAAGGCGAGCCATGGCTTTTTGATATTGCTGCTTTGCCTCTAATCTCCAGTCACAGTTCATGCTACACCGTATTCCGTGAATTGTTTCCCAATGATCCCTATGCCCTCTACAAGGCGTTGATTGGTACAAAGTTAATTCATCAGTCAGCCCAATACTCAATGTTAGAGAAAAGCCCAATTCTATAG